One genomic window of Vibrio mangrovi includes the following:
- a CDS encoding family 78 glycoside hydrolase catalytic domain, whose product MLNSQQQMVTLLNKYNRELVMSDSELKINDSGRSIVVDQTPINVSWYANFKQCRYVVYVIKDGQVVFSKDNSGSDNSCIISDIQLEKSTEYVTEVHLYGDSGEEQKLVNSFVTGNFGEFEGCWISNGKALQDEVDFYQESRNTVIRKKIYIADEINKAYIHLVGLGYYNLYINGEKVSRYELNNDWTNYDKTIFYDTFDIQPFLKPGENDLFVELGNGWYNPAPLTLFGKYNLRNVLTIGEPKLLADIVIQTGTEWETIPTDESWLVAEGPYLFNNIYLGEVLDFRLHKHESDMIDFHDTSWTNAMKVEGPKGVLKPSYIEKVTQNRVVKPVEVIPAEDGKIVVDFGEVISGFIDISFMGHENQVIDFLYSEEINEDKTLNTASTLAGFVGKQVADDFTVPGGAGAPELAEQRDRCICRDGTLRFTNKFTYHSFRYVELKGIDIEHIQELEAICVHTELNPVGYFRCSDSFLNELHDVAKNTKLNNIHAVFEDCARERLAYGGDMVALATSQVFMFNTAKLYEKTIGDFINDMRPNGGMPETAPFMGIKTNGTGDGAGPLGWQLVVPYLLKIHYQYYGNLELIRNVYPFLEKQIEHLSSLDPELICDFCLGDWGSKDANPKNFKKSSPAINFTATCFHYFHFLLISDFSKKLGLNDKWLAYSQKADSLKQEIINRYRNDDGSYADRTQTSYIFAIYFALEDEPGYLIDALVNLIESNNFEITSGIFGQSFAYELFRKYDLNHILYQWLYHEDGIRHMLRDNNLALKEFFGENKNGSCNHAMFSSYASWFYKGLGGIEICDDSCGSDIINIKPYFDTSIDFVDCSYETPQGVVTCNWSRNNELIELYIKVPFNLKRCMLIIDRAYEDSVRHMNVVHVEKKHVYVDIIDTGELNIKLNTVVLPQEEMIDVR is encoded by the coding sequence ATGCTGAATTCGCAACAGCAGATGGTGACTCTGTTAAATAAATACAACCGCGAGTTAGTTATGAGCGATAGTGAATTAAAGATAAATGATAGTGGGAGATCAATTGTTGTCGATCAAACACCTATCAATGTGAGTTGGTATGCTAATTTTAAGCAATGTCGTTATGTTGTATATGTAATAAAAGATGGTCAAGTTGTTTTCTCTAAAGATAACTCTGGGAGTGATAATAGTTGTATCATTAGTGATATTCAACTTGAGAAGAGTACCGAATATGTTACTGAAGTCCATCTCTATGGTGATTCAGGTGAAGAACAAAAATTGGTTAATTCTTTTGTCACTGGAAATTTTGGAGAGTTTGAAGGTTGCTGGATTTCTAATGGTAAAGCACTTCAGGATGAGGTTGATTTTTATCAAGAGTCAAGAAATACAGTTATCAGGAAAAAAATATATATAGCTGATGAGATCAACAAGGCTTATATTCACCTTGTTGGTCTTGGGTACTACAACCTATATATCAATGGCGAAAAAGTTTCCAGATACGAACTAAATAACGATTGGACGAATTACGACAAGACCATCTTTTATGACACATTCGATATTCAGCCATTTTTAAAACCTGGTGAAAATGATCTCTTCGTTGAACTAGGTAATGGGTGGTATAACCCTGCTCCGTTAACTCTGTTTGGTAAATATAATTTACGGAATGTGTTGACGATTGGCGAGCCTAAATTGTTAGCTGATATTGTTATTCAAACCGGTACGGAATGGGAAACCATTCCGACGGATGAATCCTGGCTTGTTGCTGAAGGACCATACTTGTTTAACAATATCTATCTGGGTGAGGTTTTAGATTTTCGTTTGCATAAACATGAAAGTGATATGATTGATTTTCATGATACTTCATGGACAAATGCGATGAAAGTCGAAGGACCAAAAGGCGTCCTTAAACCCAGTTATATAGAAAAAGTTACCCAAAATCGTGTTGTTAAACCAGTTGAAGTTATTCCTGCTGAGGATGGTAAAATTGTTGTTGATTTTGGTGAAGTAATCAGCGGTTTTATCGATATTAGCTTTATGGGGCATGAAAATCAGGTGATTGATTTTCTGTACAGTGAAGAGATCAATGAAGATAAAACCTTAAATACTGCCTCAACATTGGCTGGCTTTGTTGGTAAGCAGGTTGCGGATGATTTTACTGTCCCTGGTGGTGCTGGAGCACCTGAATTGGCAGAACAGAGAGATCGTTGTATTTGCCGAGATGGAACCCTCAGGTTTACCAATAAATTTACCTATCATTCTTTCCGGTATGTCGAGCTGAAGGGAATTGATATTGAGCATATCCAGGAACTTGAAGCCATCTGTGTGCATACTGAGCTGAACCCAGTCGGATATTTTCGATGCTCTGATAGTTTCCTGAATGAATTGCATGATGTTGCTAAAAATACCAAGCTGAATAATATTCATGCTGTATTTGAAGACTGTGCCAGAGAGCGCTTAGCCTATGGTGGTGACATGGTAGCCTTGGCTACATCGCAAGTCTTCATGTTTAATACAGCAAAGCTCTATGAAAAAACTATCGGCGACTTCATTAACGATATGCGTCCGAATGGTGGTATGCCGGAAACAGCACCTTTCATGGGGATCAAAACTAATGGTACCGGAGATGGTGCCGGTCCTTTAGGATGGCAGTTAGTTGTTCCGTATCTGTTAAAAATTCATTACCAGTACTATGGCAATCTGGAACTTATCAGAAATGTATACCCATTTCTGGAGAAGCAAATTGAGCATTTGAGTAGTCTTGATCCAGAGCTGATTTGTGATTTTTGTTTGGGTGACTGGGGAAGTAAGGATGCTAACCCTAAAAACTTTAAGAAAAGTTCTCCGGCAATTAATTTTACAGCAACATGTTTTCACTATTTCCACTTTCTTCTGATTTCTGACTTTTCGAAGAAACTTGGCCTTAATGACAAGTGGCTAGCTTACTCTCAGAAGGCTGATTCTTTAAAACAAGAGATAATCAACCGATATCGAAATGATGATGGGAGCTATGCTGATCGTACTCAGACAAGTTATATTTTTGCGATTTACTTTGCGCTGGAAGATGAGCCAGGATATCTGATTGATGCTTTGGTGAACTTGATTGAGTCAAATAATTTTGAAATAACATCAGGGATATTTGGGCAGAGCTTTGCTTATGAACTATTCAGAAAATATGACTTAAATCATATTTTGTATCAGTGGCTATACCATGAAGATGGTATCAGACACATGCTGCGAGATAACAATTTAGCATTAAAAGAGTTTTTCGGAGAAAATAAGAATGGCTCTTGTAATCATGCGATGTTCAGTTCTTATGCTTCATGGTTTTATAAAGGGCTCGGAGGCATAGAAATTTGTGATGATTCTTGCGGTTCTGACATAATTAACATTAAGCCGTATTTTGATACCAGTATTGATTTTGTTGATTGTAGTTATGAGACACCTCAGGGAGTGGTGACGTGTAACTGGTCCAGAAACAATGAGTTAATTGAACTGTATATTAAAGTTCCATTTAACCTGAAGCGTTGTATGTTGATTATTGATCGAGCATATGAAGATTCTGTCCGGCATATGAATGTAGTTCATGTTGAGAAAAAACATGTTTATGTCGACATAATTGACACTGGAGAGTTGAACATAAAATTGAATACTGTTGTACTACCGCAAGAGGAAATGATTGATGTAAGGTAA
- a CDS encoding AraC family transcriptional regulator, translated as MLDAQVHNQLLAYTDRELKLLSQNSTFNHVFKKRVERQFFKDEYIFIEKQTRFIEVPLHSHEYIELVYVYQGKMRQNVNGKDIVQNQGEILLLNQFATHEIEAASDEDIIINFIIEPEFFGRLISLFDSENLITEFILASINGKKRHGEHIHFKVGDNQCIQELVEKIICEIYGDNLIKQIKVHFLVGLLITELLCNIDSSDYYVSVNYNDSLAIMVLKYIEDNYQDASLKEISNQLNQPNYRISRLLKNFTGKTFSELLLEKRMERVIYLLKNTDYSIMEVINMTGYENASHFYKVFRDKYNVSLKYFRDHAK; from the coding sequence ATGTTAGACGCCCAAGTTCATAATCAGCTGCTTGCGTACACCGACAGAGAACTGAAGCTCTTAAGCCAGAATTCGACATTTAATCATGTCTTTAAAAAACGTGTAGAGCGTCAATTTTTTAAAGATGAATATATCTTTATTGAGAAGCAAACTCGATTTATTGAAGTCCCTTTACATTCACATGAATATATTGAACTTGTGTATGTGTATCAGGGAAAGATGCGGCAAAATGTAAATGGTAAAGATATCGTGCAAAATCAAGGCGAAATCTTATTGCTTAATCAGTTTGCTACGCATGAAATAGAAGCTGCATCCGATGAAGATATTATTATTAACTTTATTATAGAACCAGAATTCTTTGGGCGTCTTATATCTTTATTTGATAGTGAAAATCTGATTACTGAATTTATACTTGCCTCTATCAATGGCAAGAAAAGACATGGAGAGCATATCCATTTCAAAGTTGGTGATAATCAGTGTATACAAGAGTTGGTTGAGAAAATTATTTGTGAAATATATGGCGATAATTTGATCAAACAAATTAAAGTTCACTTCTTGGTCGGACTTCTGATTACTGAATTACTATGTAATATTGACTCGAGTGATTACTATGTCAGTGTGAACTACAATGATTCTCTGGCCATTATGGTATTAAAGTATATCGAAGATAATTATCAGGATGCCAGTCTTAAAGAAATATCAAATCAGCTGAATCAACCAAATTATAGAATCAGTCGATTACTCAAAAACTTTACCGGTAAAACTTTCAGTGAACTTTTACTAGAAAAGCGTATGGAGAGAGTGATCTATCTGTTAAAAAATACCGATTATTCTATTATGGAAGTCATTAATATGACCGGTTATGAGAATGCCTCCCACTTTTATAAGGTGTTCAGAGATAAATATAACGTAAGTTTGAAGTATTTCAGGGATCATGCCAAATAG
- a CDS encoding carbohydrate porin, whose product MKKLSLALAISAAVSLPTISAPAFADDSVQFHGYSMVASNFRKEAGKPKNLALHMDPTGPNQDPRGKMGDLGNTYWHDYWTAVSLNKRWEDIYEEGQWADFTFELVGYGNKDVEASQNYARLGGLSFLPEDSNIWAGRRYFSDRVQVFAYNIKEVNIDAGIGYNSKNFDISIGTSQIDYAGFSGDVNNQPVQAIEGSREILDLAYRVGKAEFGATYLKELESFHNDTQQALSVFGKYKYDSFMGLDGDLTLEAQVGKGVIAQYLNTSRISALSEDGDISARLSAYGIIMGIEGFNIRPALILEKSYRENTDKRTTHVNDGGFGGIGDYGNADETGIFAGITVGQTLTENLSMQYEAIVNRTWNKDGNDGVDGTSYKLAMGPAVQLKSLPWVAPKIDVTVAYVGGDEELTFLNEKSEWRFGYRMEVWF is encoded by the coding sequence ATGAAGAAATTGAGTTTAGCTTTAGCAATTTCTGCTGCTGTATCACTACCTACTATATCAGCCCCAGCTTTTGCTGATGATAGTGTCCAGTTCCATGGTTATTCTATGGTGGCTTCGAATTTCAGAAAAGAAGCAGGTAAACCTAAAAACTTGGCGCTACATATGGATCCAACCGGGCCAAACCAAGATCCTCGCGGGAAAATGGGCGACTTGGGGAACACATACTGGCATGATTACTGGACTGCTGTGTCTCTGAATAAACGCTGGGAAGATATCTATGAAGAAGGGCAGTGGGCAGACTTCACCTTTGAATTGGTTGGTTATGGTAACAAAGATGTTGAAGCAAGCCAGAACTATGCCCGTTTAGGTGGTTTGTCTTTCCTGCCTGAAGATTCCAATATCTGGGCGGGGCGCCGCTACTTTAGTGATCGAGTTCAGGTGTTTGCTTACAACATTAAAGAAGTAAATATTGATGCTGGTATTGGTTATAACAGTAAAAATTTTGATATTTCTATTGGTACAAGTCAGATCGACTATGCAGGTTTTAGTGGCGATGTTAATAATCAACCAGTTCAGGCTATTGAAGGTTCAAGAGAAATTTTGGATTTAGCATATAGAGTCGGTAAAGCTGAATTTGGTGCGACTTATCTGAAAGAGTTAGAGAGTTTCCACAATGATACTCAGCAAGCGTTGAGTGTGTTTGGTAAATATAAATATGATTCCTTTATGGGCTTAGATGGTGATTTGACACTAGAAGCTCAGGTCGGTAAAGGGGTGATTGCTCAGTATCTGAATACCAGCCGGATTAGTGCATTGAGCGAAGATGGTGATATTTCTGCCAGACTTTCTGCCTACGGAATAATCATGGGTATTGAAGGTTTTAATATCAGACCTGCATTGATTCTGGAAAAATCATACAGAGAAAATACTGACAAAAGAACAACCCATGTAAATGATGGTGGATTTGGTGGTATTGGTGATTATGGCAATGCTGACGAAACCGGTATTTTCGCAGGGATTACTGTCGGACAAACCTTAACTGAAAATCTGTCAATGCAGTATGAAGCGATCGTTAACCGGACCTGGAATAAAGATGGTAACGATGGTGTTGACGGAACATCCTATAAATTGGCCATGGGTCCAGCAGTTCAGCTTAAATCTCTGCCATGGGTTGCACCAAAAATTGACGTAACGGTTGCTTATGTTGGTGGTGATGAAGAACTCACATTCCTGAATGAAAAATCTGAATGGCGCTTCGGTTATCGTATGGAAGTCTGGTTCTAA
- a CDS encoding PTS sugar transporter subunit IIC has translation MELNLNVAQEKMLELMQKIGQNRYLQAIMRGMMLVLPATIMSSIATLLKVFPVASYQEFLELHNLVQFFDIPINFTNNFLAVIVTFSVSYTLAKSFDIDGFTAGLISMISFFILTPYTLGEMGPLGQAFSIPNQWLGSMGLFTGILVAIISTRIFVAITKKGLIIRMPDSVPEFISKSFSSLIPGIVILSMFTVISATITMNGLGSIHSIIYEIIQAPLTSLGSGIGSVILVSIIAQTLWFFGLHGHAITLGIVAPIWFAMDAAQLAAYSSGAATPNITGFAFFMTYTAGDLLPLAFMLAFIAKSQRFRTLGKLSFAPAIFTIGEPMAYGVPLVMNFALAIPYILLNSVTLGAAYYLTVAGVLPAVAGVATPAGMPIIVSGFMQGSWKIAAFQFISLFVRFAGWYFFFKVADRIAVAEEKTEEEQNQELENAEFATADGDSVK, from the coding sequence ATGGAACTTAATCTAAACGTGGCACAAGAAAAGATGCTGGAGTTAATGCAGAAAATAGGCCAGAACAGGTACTTACAAGCAATAATGCGCGGTATGATGCTTGTTTTGCCTGCGACAATCATGAGCTCTATTGCTACTTTATTAAAAGTATTTCCAGTAGCCTCATATCAAGAATTCTTAGAGTTGCACAATCTAGTACAATTCTTTGATATTCCAATTAATTTTACCAACAATTTCCTAGCAGTTATTGTTACATTCTCGGTGTCTTATACTTTGGCAAAAAGTTTTGATATTGACGGCTTTACGGCTGGTCTGATATCGATGATCTCCTTCTTTATTCTGACACCATACACATTGGGTGAGATGGGCCCACTAGGGCAGGCCTTTAGTATTCCTAATCAATGGCTGGGATCGATGGGGTTATTTACGGGTATATTAGTCGCTATTATTTCAACAAGGATTTTTGTTGCAATAACGAAGAAAGGGCTGATTATTCGTATGCCGGACAGTGTTCCTGAGTTTATATCAAAATCATTTTCTTCACTGATTCCCGGTATCGTTATTCTATCTATGTTTACTGTAATTTCAGCTACCATCACAATGAATGGTTTAGGCAGTATTCATAGTATCATTTACGAAATTATCCAGGCACCTCTGACATCTCTTGGGTCCGGTATTGGTTCAGTTATTCTTGTATCAATCATCGCTCAAACACTTTGGTTCTTTGGTTTGCATGGTCATGCGATTACCCTCGGTATTGTTGCTCCTATCTGGTTTGCGATGGATGCGGCACAGTTGGCTGCATACTCATCAGGTGCTGCGACTCCAAATATTACTGGTTTTGCATTCTTCATGACATATACCGCGGGTGACTTGTTGCCACTTGCATTTATGCTGGCATTTATTGCGAAAAGCCAACGTTTCAGAACTTTGGGTAAATTGTCATTTGCTCCGGCTATCTTTACGATTGGTGAGCCAATGGCTTATGGTGTTCCATTGGTCATGAACTTTGCTCTGGCAATTCCTTATATCCTGCTAAATAGTGTGACACTTGGTGCTGCTTACTATCTGACGGTTGCTGGTGTCTTGCCTGCTGTTGCCGGGGTTGCTACACCAGCAGGTATGCCAATTATTGTGTCTGGTTTCATGCAGGGTAGTTGGAAAATAGCCGCATTCCAGTTTATTTCGTTATTTGTAAGATTTGCAGGTTGGTACTTCTTCTTCAAGGTTGCAGACAGAATCGCTGTTGCTGAAGAAAAAACAGAAGAAGAACAAAATCAAGAGTTAGAAAATGCTGAATTCGCAACAGCAGATGGTGACTCTGTTAAATAA